The genomic window CcataatttgatttattgtttacttgagaaacacaaaaatgaccaaaacaaagccaaaagacacacaaaaagaagAGTAATGAAAAATAACTAGAGTTGAAAATTAGGCATAAAGGGGTCCAATCACCCGATGCAACTCAGAACTGAAGGCGCACTGACTCGCTGTGACCTTGTATAATTGAAAAAAGTCATATGTTTCAGGATTCCacgtttttattcacattttcaatttgtgcataaaaaactTGAGTGGAAATGCAGAAAATTTGGGAAAATCTCGAAATATTTACacttggctgaggtggaaaacGTGGCGTAtcgataaaagcaaaatgcgaCAAAGTGCAATAGAAACGTTTTCGCTCCACTGgagtgatgaggagactgtaacgcTCCTAAAATGAATACAtggaacaaacagaaatgtcatatttacatCGTGTTTTCTACGTTATTTTTCACCCATTTCCCCTGAAATGCTTTAATGGCCCTGACTGGAAAAATAGCgccaccagctgtttatcttgatgaagTAACTCCAAATATTTGCTGAATGGCAGCAGATGGAAACACgcattaatttgaattttcttttgccGAAATGTGGTTGaaatttatattaaatttgGATGAAAACTTCAGCTAATAACGATATCTtctataataaaataaataaataactatacCATAAACTCAAAAAAGGCAGGGAGACAGGACAACACCAATGTTCAAATTGGAATTTACTCATATATACTTAATAAATTCagcttttcttctctttctcctttaaaTCTTCAGATCTATGGGTTTGAAACTGGACATTCACAGAATATGCTGAAATACATCCGTCACTTAGAGCAGAAGTTTGGGGTTGGGCCAGAAACTAAATCAAATGGAGACGTTCCCACATCCATCTGTGAGTAATAAAGTCTCTGAGAACACAGCCCTGCTATTTCACTTCACTGTAATGAGGAGCGCACTAACAGAGTCTTCACTGATTCTAACAGCTCCTGACTCTTCCTCTGAGGTTAACAAGGATACTTCCTCGAGATCAGTCTGCTCGCCTCTGTTCCTGGAACCACCCAACGGAGCTGAGATCCCCGCTGAGACACACATCCAGAGCGAAGAAGACACATCAGCCTCTGACACACAGGTATGCCATCCAATTCACACATAAACGAAACAAGGATTAACACCACCTGCAGTCAGTGCTAAAACAGACCTGAGAGGGTAAACATTTGACTAGTTTCCCCTGTTCTGTAAGTGTTTGCTCCAGTTCTGATGTTGAACACCTGGGATTAAGGCAGAAACAGgccatgaaaatgtgttttatttaattaaattaggTTTGAAAGTACAAACATGGAACCACTGATACATTTAATCAAATATATCACATATTTCTTGATGTTCGCCACAGTTTGAGATAAGGAATTCcttaaacatttatatatagttttgtCCATCACAATATGTAACTTCCATGAATATCTGTGAGTATCTCTGTTAACTTGTTCACTTGATTATTTGACCATTACTTCTGTTTGAATATATCCtgagtaaaaatactgtatgattAGGTTTATAAACCACAGATTACAGTTACAAATCAGCCCACTTTTCTGCTTCATGACCAACAATCTTGTTATAAGATGAAAAAAgtttatacataaatacattcgCTCATATTAGAtcaatttaaaatgttcttatttaTGTGCAATCAAGCCTTGTTTTACAAATATGTAGCggtaaaatgtttaaaatgaatacAACTTTATTATTGTTAAGATATACATCTCATttatctatatatttatttgtatatttaacaGGGTCTATGCAGATACATATTGATACATACAGATAAGCAATGTATGTGTAATGTATGTAGGGCGTCTGGCTGAAGCTAATGTGCAGCCCCTGGTGAGGCTTTTAAAACTATGTTTAAAgctaatgaataaataatagaaTCATATTTGGGATAaaaacagcaggacagataAATGAGactgtgtacatgtgcatatgaatgtgtctttgtatgtatgtattctATATGactgtgtatactgtacattaacataCAGGTTTGATGTCATGTGTAAGTGTGTAACCATCGATTTAACTGATGAAtctttttcagtgttcagtgtgttCAGTATTCccatcttgttgttgttgtttaagaTGTTGTTTCACTCGAGTTCCTCACTGAAAAAGATGACTGACCAAAAGTTGTTCTGCACCCTAGAACTCTCCAGTTAACATTTGTTGCCCCTTTGGTCACGACTCCTTCGCTGTTATATTTTTTGATCAATTGACAGATTATATTTGGGGATACATAGAAATGTCACTGATTCTCACCTATTAAACGACAGAAAATACTTACATCCACTTCTGCCTCTGTCTGTTAAATCAGGATGAGAAGCGGCAGGACTGTGAACCCCGAGCTGGTGAAGGGAAGCAGCTGATCCTAGAAGAACTCGTCAACCCTGTCCTGAGGTGACATCTCCagtcacacaacacacaccctTTTCACTCCTCCAAGATTGGAATCATATTTCCTGTAATGTCATTTGGTGATTTAATTCACACTTGTTTTATGAAAGCTGTTGTTCCACTTACTGGACACTTTCTTTTCTCATGAGAATAGTCACAGCACTGGAGAGTAAAAATAACAGTGTTAATAACATTATAAGAGTGAAAATAGCAGCgataataaaatcatttgatGTTTAAGAAGCAGTGGATCAGTGGGGGAGAGTATTTTCTGGTTCCTTCTGACAAACATTCAGTTCTGTTCTCCTCTGCAGTAAGCTGGCCGACTCCCCCATGTGGTAACAGGAagaaggatggatggaggacAGACCGCTTTAACGTACTGTATGTGGGTCATTAGGAAACCTAGTGATGTTTGTAATTCTATTGATaattctgttgttgttttgaagcTGTTTATGGATAAAATGCCCTTCACAAAGGTCATATTTGTGGTCACTCATGGATGCCTGTATTCAAAGAAAAACATGGCACAATTTTAAGTCTTAAGAGTTCAGACTGTTTCCTTTTTTGCGTACTTACTTTACTTACAAGGgctgagtttttctttttctttttaaaatgattcattttgatTCTATGTGTAATTCCTAGATTTTGCAGCTTTTTAGTAGATTAAAATGAAGATATGATGCTAGTGATGTGAGAAAACTGTTAAATGATGCCGTGATTAAGTTGAGTTAATAACAATACATCGTGTTTTGGTGGCATATCAGCCCATAACCTTTGCATGTAAGTGTGAATCCTGAAACTGTGTcaaatgtgtgggtgtgtgttacAGATGAGTGTGAAATGTTCAGTTCAGGAGATTTCAGATTGGAAGAACATGAAAGATTATTTATGGTACTTTTGTTTATTGATCTTAGCCTCTGCAGGAGGGATGAAGctctttaataaaatatgataaatacaTGTTGGGCGCAGTCTGTATTTTGATGTGTGAAGTCTTACTTTAAAGGAATGCAGGCACATATTTATATTGTCTTACGGTACAGAAATACTGAAGTGTCGCTGTGTCGTGTTTGTTGAAGTGAAACAACTTCCTCTATGCACAGATATTAAGACCCAAGAACCAAGTATGAAATCTATCTTACAATAATCAAACACTGTATTGTCATGTTTATGTCTTTCAAACAGTAACTACTGGCCTTCATAGTCACAGTCATGAAATGTGGATGCTGTGTGGGACACTgcattactgtcttttttttaaactaccaGTAGGGGGCATCAAAGTTTTTGAATTCTACACATAGTTGCTATAAAACCATGATTGGATACTCTTTATCAAATGTCTTCTGCTTGACAGACGGTGTTATATCAGACTAACCATCAAAAACATTGACATTACATGCAAAATGACAGTATTTCAACTCTGACTGGTGTGGTAGTTTCCATTCCAAGGTTGTACCTGTAAATATGTGCAAACTGATGGCAAAGAAGAAGACGACTGGACACTGAAAGGTCTGAGAACAAAAAGCGCCTTTATCAAAATACAAGAAAGACAacatcaaatatcaaataagCAAACCATTAAGCAACAAATAAGCAAAAAATAGTATTAActtttcataaaaatgtaaaaacaacaacagctcagcccagtctttgtgtttctgtgcgtgtgtgtttgtttcagagcTTTTTGGTACAAAtcaaattgaaaaaaagaacTCATGAGGTGCCTGAATCTGAACATGGAGACAAGATATTTGCATGATAATGAGATTGTGTTATATCTTATAAAAAATAAGGCTCTACatcaattcaaaacaaaacaaaacagagcttAAAAGAGCTTTACAGATTTAAGATGGTTCCAGCttcaaaagtaatttaaatCTCCTCCATCACACAACACAAGTGAATATATTTCAAATCAATCACACTAATGGATTTTTAAATTAccgttgttttgtttttgcccaaacattttatttctttctttgtcctgTTTTCACTCACATATCTATGTGCAGAGCTGAGACCTCTGTGGCCTCGTTCATGGCTTATTTATTGCACCACCTCAAATTcaagaacagaaacaaaatcaaGAAAACGAtaaaagaaacaggaaaactTTTTTCCTGAAATATCATGGTTATGTGAtgtagaaatatttaaatacaagaCAACATAGTGTGTAGAATTGACTGACACTGTATGGCACTGATGTTTCCATCGGTAGCGAAATCACCATTAAACAGTCTAAAAAACATCATTATGGCGTCAACGTTGATTCTTTAATACTTAAATCAACTTCTGTGTCCTTGATGGCTTTATTTGGTCTGGTATTCTCTAGTTTATACGTTCACTGCTtgaaagctgctgctgtgttgtcACAATGGTCATGTAGGATCTCATTTTCTGCTGAAAACGTGTTCTTtgcactttctctttctctgcttcatTCAGGGACTGAATGTCTCCACACAATCAGAAACATGCAGTCCTATTTTTTTCAGCTGTCACAGACTAGCTTCTGTTTTCAAACTCATTTTATATTACGAACAGCAGAGCAGCGTGCTGATGGAGAATCTTTTCCCTTACAACTTTTatcacacaaataaagacaactGGACACATCTTGTATTAAAAAAAGTTGTACAgtctcaatgaaaaacaaattataagtatttattttacaaaatccATTTATGTTTCGCATCATTTGATACAgcacacatgaaaatgcatcatTTGAAACTATGTGCTTCAGCAGACACGTCACACAATATaaagcatttgttttgtttcgtgTGGATTATGTTGAACGGCTGCAACCTCAGATATGTGAAGTGAaattgatcattattattatttatttattgctgtgAGTTAAAACTGATCATGTGATTCTTGGTCAGCTTGCATTGGCATCAATGTCCTGCTGTCCACCAGATGTCTTTGGGTgagtgatttctttttttttttgctacgACACCCATTTGATTTGCATCTGTCACATACTAATAACGGGGCTTCTGTGGATGGTTGCAGTACTGATGGTAACATTACACCCTGTCGATTGGTAAATGCTCTTTGTCaggcagtcacacacacacacacacacacacacacacacacacacacacacacacatacacacctgagGTTTTCTGCTTTTGAGGgttgtgtctgtttgttatATGATTCTTTGCTCTCTCCTACAAAATCACATCTTACCTGCTTACCTGCACCTTTGCTATGTTGCCCTGTTATGTCGCTCCATTCATGACAACGGCACCATTCAACAGTTTAACATTCTTATctcagaaaatactgtattgaCAGGTGAGACATGGCCCTGATTGAATTGACCTGAGATTACGTGGTGACATTAAATCTACCCTGCAGATTCTTTAGTCCAAGTATTAGTggattattgtatttttgtccaGAGGTGGAGGTCTTTTACTGCGTTTGGTTTACGTTGTTTGTTAGAATCTTATTTGGATGTTAAAATTACAAGAATCTCTCGCTCTTATTTGCTTTCAGATGTTTTAACCCCAAGACTTTCACGAACTGGAAGGCTAACATACATACCATGTGCTTGAGTCCTGCTCATGACCTGCTCTCTCTTTGATATtgctttctttcctttcttgcTAAATTGCTCTTCACTGTGTCaaataaagcagaaatgcaTAAAATTAAAGCTTAAAAAAACGTCCAGTCAAATGTGAGCAGGACTGAGCgaaaatacacaaaaagcaACACAGAGTCCCACAAACAGGCATAAAGACAGAACAGAAACGTGTACATGCTTAAAAAccatacaataaaaaaataagtagCGTATCTTTGAATGGTAATAAAAGGAATTCTGAGCAGACGTTCTGCGGCAAATAGACACCACGTAGAGTTCTGATGTTGCCGTGTTTTTTTACCATCAATTTTATACAAAGCATAGCCCTTATATAGCGGAGGAGTGCATTTCCTTCTGTCCACCGCCTCTTGTTCCTCTTTGCGTGGACGAAACACTTTTGAAATATCTTTTAGACAGTCTCGTTTTGGCACAGTGACTTTTCATGGCGCTCTCCTCAACCTGCTGACATTTAGTGCTTTTGCTTCTCCCATTCCTTTCCTCCTGTTCTGATCTGAACACATTTTCCTTTTAGTCCACATGTACAGTTTATGTAAATATGGACTATATGCATGTTGTATAAGAGCCTAATTCTGTGAGGTTTCTGGGAGGAGATATTGCTAGGAGTGAGCTCATTGAtctggaggaggaggcagcgtcattgtgtgtctctctcactgtgttttCCCAGTCACACCTTTCTTTTGCACGGCCGCCGATGCCGACGCCTCCCCACAGACCTCCCCATCACTGTCCGCCCCTCGCTCTTTCTCCTCATCCCAGTAGtcgtcgtcctcctcctcctcttcctcctcgaCAGTCGACTCATATGTGGCCTTCTCTTCTTGCTTGATGGCCTGAATGGCGGGAGGAGCAGCGGCGGCGGCACTGTCCCCCGAGTCACTGCTGTCCTCAAAGGCCTCTGGGTTTTCTAGCATCTCCCTGATCAGTGGAGGCATGGGGCCGGGGATCTCAGTCTTTAGTGTGATGGCTCTTTCTGCACCTAAAAGCAAATGCACATGTATTTAGTTAATGGTTAGTATTCACACAACCCACATTTCTCACTTTTTAAAGTgagtaattaaaaaaagattgttACATTTGAGGAAAACAATGCCTCTCCACTGTCATGATCTTCAGATGATGGTACCTTCCACCTAATAGAACTATTTTGCATTTATGATTTGCAAATACAATGATATTAGGTGAGCTTTATTTCTCAATAAATAACAAgccattttgaaatgaaaacctTGAAACCAGATGTCAGTGGTGAAGTTGCtttattattttgctttattattttcaaCCAGCTGTCACCTAAAAAGGCCTCAGTATTGTTTGAAATTTGTTGATAATTTTGATGCCtgagttttttagtttttcttttttgatacCTTACCttgagaaacatattttagactAAACATAGTCTAAAATTGACAAAGATTTTCTTTAaatcaaagaataagtaaaaaTTAATACTTTACACTTGTCAATACTTTGGACACAAAAGAGTTTTGTCTGATACCAAGacctttttcttaatttctgaATATGATATGTGAAACTGCGGCTAACCTTTGGTGCTGATTCCTCTAAGGTCTGTGACTTTCATCAGCATGCGGGGAAACATGTGAGGCTTGTTTGGGCGTCGGCGACGGGTGTAAATCTTCAGAGCTTCTAGCAGAGGCTCCTGCAGCTTGTCTACCTTCTGGGGCTCTTCCAGGTCCATACGATCTGAGAGAGCAAGTACAGATTTGAAGAGGTAAGAAAATGCTAGCAGTCTGTTATCCACCTGACAAGATGACAGCGAGGCAAAAGCTGGAAGCTACTGGCTGATAGCTTCATTAAGAAACGACAACAGTCGCCAAGATTTACCTCCGCAGATGAGGCAGATGGCACTGAGGAGGCCCGTTTCTGTGTCGTCCATCTCCAAAGGCAGCAGCTGACCAGCGAAGGCAAACACCAGGTCTGTGAGTGGGCCAAAGCCAGCGTTATGCATCTGGGTTCTGTTGAGAGTCAGGCCATCTGAGAAGGTCATTGTGTCTTGTTCTGGGGTGTAGCGAGTGCATATCCTCAGCATCTAAGCAGGGGGAGAACAGGGTGAGACAGAAACGTTCAACAGGGTAAAATATTGATGAAATTCTGTCCAGAATAATTTCATGACGGCTGtccaaaatcacatttgaatGTTTCAGGCGCTGTTCGTATCAAAAAGTTAAGCAGCGTGACAAATGAGAAAGCGTTAGGGAGGTGGAAAAGGGTTGGAAGGGGAGGAGGTTATAGAGGAGGAGTAGTAGGAGCATGTGGTTGGTACCAGGATGTCCAGACATGCAGATTTGAGGAGGGTGATCTGGTCAGCGATGGTGAGCGTAGTGAAGCCTGGTAGCCGCTTGGCAAACTCCACAATCTTTATAATGCACTTAGTGGAGAGCTCACTGAACTTATCCCACAGGCCCAAGTCCAGCTGTACTCTGTGGTCAGCACTTGAATtctgggagagagaaagagggacacTTTTGTCTGTGTAGCTGTGCAGAGTCCATACTGTGTTTGTCATTCTGGCAAAGCGGTGAGCCAACTCTTGAGTGGAGTGTGTACGGGTGGATGTGATTGTACGTATAAGGAAAACTCACTGTGGTGTATTTTCCTAGTTGGCACAGAGATGGAAACGTCTCTTGGTGTGCTTTGCTGACTTTGTTCACCAGCTCTTCCAGTTCTCCGCTCAGCTCGTAGTTCTCTGGCAGCACCACCTCCTCCTTTACatccttcttctttttgttcctgTCATTACGCACTgctacagaaacacaaagaacaggTAGCAGATCTTAATTTTCCTTAGTGACACTGATACTCAATATTAGTATTGATTTCTACATCTTGATCCTGAATCCCATATTTTCTCGGACACTCACCCTCTTTGGACATGCCAACCTCAAAGCACTTCTGCAGCCTACAGTACTGACAGCGGTTGCGGGTCACTTTGTTGATTTGACAGTTCTTGTCTCGGTGGCAGGTGTACACCATGTTCTTTTGGATACTGCGCCGGAAAAAACCCTGAAAcagatcaaaagaaaatgtctttttggcAAAAGATCAGCAAGATCCCTGAAAAtatcttttacttttaaatttcacaatattcataaaacaatgagctaaaggGGAATGTACTGCATAAACATGTTGAACACATCTTCCTCAGTGATACAAGTTATAATTTCAttaaagaaagttttttttccagaggaCGCACAGGGTTGAGAGGCCATTTTTTACTGCTTCTTTCTTCAGTGCTAATATCAATAGCGGTGTCGGTATATAAACTGCAACAGCAACAGACAACATGCATTAACCACTTGTTGGCCATACATTGTTAATTTCTGCTACATTACAGTAATAATGTGCAGTATTGGTAAGAAAACACTAGAGGGCGGCTCAACAACAGCAGAGGTAACAACTCCATATGTCAGGCTCCAGCTGAGCATCtgactctcactctctcctttcCAGCTGTTCACTTCATACATGTAAACTCTtggtgtgtctctgtctgtttatctTTACCTTGCAGCCCTCGCAGGAGCTCACTCCATAGTGATAGCCGGATGACTTGTCCTGGCATACGAAGCATGGCTTGTAGacacgaggaggaggaggaggagatggggaGCTGGGCACCATCTCTTCTGAGCTGGTGCTCTGGGTCTCCAccgctgcagagagagagagagagagagagagaagaagcatTTAAACTCTCTTATTTTATCAGAGCATCTTGTTTACATAAAGTCTTTGAAAGCTAATACAACTGATTGAGAGAAGAGTGGTCAACAAACAACCCCCCAACCCCATGCAGGCCACTTCTTGGAGCCAGAAGGCAAGCTCAAAGGCAGacatttttaagagaaaagggagggaggaggggggcatTGCTGATTGACAGGGACTTAAAAGACACACAATTAGCTGATGGCCAGATGGCCCTGCTGATAAAATGCTGATTGGCAGCTGAGATTTGATTGGCTTCTCCATTTACTGGTGAGTGGGGGAGCAGCATACCTCTGTTGACTTTTTGACTGACATCTgaatttttgtatgtttgtgtgtgtgtgtgtgtgggtgagagagagagagggagagagagagagctcacatttttatttgaaaggCTGTCCAACCAGACCTGCCTATATACCTCCAGCCCCATGTGAACAAACAGAAGCGGGATGTTTATGAGACTCGGCTGTCTCCCTCTGTTCCTTCTCGCTGTCTCGCT from Thunnus maccoyii chromosome 3, fThuMac1.1, whole genome shotgun sequence includes these protein-coding regions:
- the LOC121894278 gene encoding retinoic acid receptor gamma-A-like isoform X2; its protein translation is MFDCMEALGLAPRPLFDVSGQGSCMLSKATPYFSGLDPFAWAGTGSIQSVETQSTSSEEMVPSSPSPPPPPRVYKPCFVCQDKSSGYHYGVSSCEGCKGFFRRSIQKNMVYTCHRDKNCQINKVTRNRCQYCRLQKCFEVGMSKEAVRNDRNKKKKDVKEEVVLPENYELSGELEELVNKVSKAHQETFPSLCQLGKYTTNSSADHRVQLDLGLWDKFSELSTKCIIKIVEFAKRLPGFTTLTIADQITLLKSACLDILMLRICTRYTPEQDTMTFSDGLTLNRTQMHNAGFGPLTDLVFAFAGQLLPLEMDDTETGLLSAICLICGDRMDLEEPQKVDKLQEPLLEALKIYTRRRRPNKPHMFPRMLMKVTDLRGISTKGAERAITLKTEIPGPMPPLIREMLENPEAFEDSSDSGDSAAAAAPPAIQAIKQEEKATYESTVEEEEEEEDDDYWDEEKERGADSDGEVCGEASASAAVQKKGVTGKTQ
- the LOC121894278 gene encoding retinoic acid receptor gamma-like isoform X1 produces the protein MATNREHQVRHMTGFPRAMYPFTFNSMRSHSPFDLLASSNLFGRFGADLPKEMAALSVETQSTSSEEMVPSSPSPPPPPRVYKPCFVCQDKSSGYHYGVSSCEGCKGFFRRSIQKNMVYTCHRDKNCQINKVTRNRCQYCRLQKCFEVGMSKEAVRNDRNKKKKDVKEEVVLPENYELSGELEELVNKVSKAHQETFPSLCQLGKYTTNSSADHRVQLDLGLWDKFSELSTKCIIKIVEFAKRLPGFTTLTIADQITLLKSACLDILMLRICTRYTPEQDTMTFSDGLTLNRTQMHNAGFGPLTDLVFAFAGQLLPLEMDDTETGLLSAICLICGDRMDLEEPQKVDKLQEPLLEALKIYTRRRRPNKPHMFPRMLMKVTDLRGISTKGAERAITLKTEIPGPMPPLIREMLENPEAFEDSSDSGDSAAAAAPPAIQAIKQEEKATYESTVEEEEEEEDDDYWDEEKERGADSDGEVCGEASASAAVQKKGVTGKTQ